The following DNA comes from Thunnus thynnus chromosome 3, fThuThy2.1, whole genome shotgun sequence.
atattgtattgtgtattaTGTTTTGATCAACCTGTCTGACTATCACTGGTTTAGGCTTGTTGTTAAATAAGTTCTCATTAACAGTGAAATATGCTCACACTGTGTTCATAGATACTAAAAATATTAGAactgtaatatatatttattcttCTTTCCCTCTTATGTTCAGTAAACACATGGCTCTCAGAAGTTTCACTCGTCTGCTCTCCAACACCCAAAAATGTGTGGCCGTCACTGCGTCCAGAGCCCAGGGCACAGCTGCAGCAGCCCACAAAGGTagaatttaaattatattattattattattattattattattattattattattattattattattattattattgaattatCTGTATAGAAAGAAATGCCAATCTAAAGATTAGGGTGAGTGACAGTGTGGGAAAATACACAAGTCTTTGGATTTAGGAAACACCATCTGTACACAGGAGGTGAAAACAGAATTAAGTTGTTTAAATTTGTGTAAGATGATGTGTAAttcatacttttattttttttcctttagatGCTGAAGAAGTCAAAAAACCCGCAAAAGCACGTAAGTAAAATTTCAACGAGTGCAACCTGGTCTGCCCAGGTTCCTCACATGTTCTGTTACAACATGTGACCGTGACATAACTActgtacgtgtatgtgtgtgtatgtgtgtgcgtatatatatatatatgttttgacCCTCAGCCAAGGTGCTATTCAACTGGCGGGACGCTCTGGATCTGGAGGGTCAgctgacagaggaggagatCATGATCAGAGACTCCTTCCGTGACTACTGCCAGGAAAAGCTCATGCCCCGCATCCTCATGGCCAATAGACATGAACGTGAGCAAAACACACATCATAATCAGAGCATACAGACATATTACATATGGGTCGGACTATATGGACAAACTTCTGCTAAGTTATAATAACATAAAGAAACTTTTTGTGATTTACATATAGTATAGTCCActgttttttatatgtatattaaaTCTCCTATGATCTACATTAAAGCAATCACCATAGCACagaattattcattttcaggtttttcctCTTTACTCGCTCCATGAGttgaaactattaaaaaatagAAGAGCTGTTTATTCTTTGGTAAATATTTGACTGTCGATTTCTTTTTCCCTGACATGCACCGTGCTACAGATTTCCACCGTGAGATTGTTTCCGAGATGGGAGAGTTGGGCGTTTTAGGCCCAACTATCAAAggtaaacaaagacaaaatcaaCATTATCATGTTTTCAAGTTACAGTTCCATCCTAATTCATGCAATGCTGTGcctttacatgtgttttctatatgtcctaatgtcttttttttctgccagcTTCCTGAAAATACTACATGCTTTTTTGTCATGTCAGGACTTCTTACTGGTTAGGGTTACTTGCAGATATTTACACTGTTTCTGTTTACTGTGCAGGTTACGGCTGTGCAGGCACCAGTTATGTGGCTTATGGTTTAATTGCCCGAGAGGTCGAGAGAGTGGACAGCGGGTATCGGTCTGTCATGAGTGTCCAGTCTTCACTGGTCATGCACCCAATCAATGCTTATGGCACAGAGGCCCAGAAGGAGAAGTACCTGCCCAGGCTTGGTGAGGGTGACGTTTTCTGCAGCTGGACATGATATTTCAACGGCAAAGCATGATCATGATCCTTTATTCTAATCTATGTGGTGTGTGTCATTATGGTTTTCTTTGCAGCTCGTGGAGAAATCCTGGGCTGCTTTGGTCTGACAGAGCCGAACCACGGCAGTGATCCCAGCAGTATGGAGACCAAGGCCAAGTACAACCCATCCAGTGGTACCTTCTCTATCAGTGGAGCCAAGACCTGGTAAgtagacagacacatacatggAGCTGTCCATTTTTCAAAAGCTGTCCATTAACGTAGAGTGAGACAAATATACAGATGTGGAAGTGCAGTCCGGGATTTTCACTGTTAGATGATGCTGCTTTAGATGATTGTTCAGTGGTGTGCCTGATTTAACTTTTCCGTATAATATTTGACtcaggaaaacataaaaaaggaaaaaataattttattctacagcaagaaaatacagtacaataaacTCTCAACTAACCATTTGACTCGTTGGTGTTTGTCTATTAGATAAGTAAAAACAGAACCCTGGAAACTTTGTCAAGATGAAATACCTGAACGCACTGTGGATTCCTCTTATcaacagatgttttcattttactctctctttcatctcctAGGATCACAAATTCCCCCGTGGCAGACATTGCAGTGGTGTGGGCCAAGTGTGAAGATGGCAGGGTGCGGGGTTTCATCTTGGAGCGTGGAATGAAGGGTTTCGCCACCCCCAAGATAGAGGGCAAGTTTTCCCTGAGGGCATCCGCCACTGGCATGATCCTGATGGATGAAGTGGAAGTTCCCCAGGAGAACCTGCTGCCCAACGTCTCTGGCCTGGCTGTAAGTAGCTGCTCTCCCAGATCAACTTCACCTCCATCAAAGCCAAACGGAgtctatatttattttattcattaaaagaACCCATatattactgtgttttaatttattgtatttcttttgtCGTCAACTTTTGTGACCAGGGTCCCTTTGGCTGTCTTAACAACGCCCGTTACGGCATCGCCTGGGGAGCTCTGGGAGCTGCTGAATTCTGCTTCCATGCAGCCAGACAGTATACCCTGGACAGGTACATGATATTCTTTTTGTCCATAGTATGTGTTCACTAAAGTTAAAATCACAGGACTCACCCAGGGTATTTACGGGTCCTGCAAAGTCTTAGAAggtattaaaaagtcttaaatttcatTAACAAAGGTCTTGactatttgtttttcttgccatagaCAATAGCATTAGTTAGTTATAACTTTTTTCAATGTGGTTGAGGGCTGTCAGGAGACGTTATACATCTATAAGCTACAAGTGAGAGTGGTGCAGCTGTGCATGCAGGAGGCTGTTCAATGCTTTTTTAATGCAGTTTCAGTCAGTCCCATCACACCCTTTGCCAGCACTGTTGCTAGCTACAGCAACTAGAAAGCTCATTGACTCAAAATAGGCATATTTCAAttttagtaaaaatgtaaatcaacacaaattatttttgaaCTGGTTAATGCACCAATTTTCTGCATCTTATCTGGGTCCAAGTCatataaattgttaaattagaTTATTATTGTGACATACAACTGGGAAGTACTGACTGGTGTTCTGATATTCTTAAACTGGTATGACTGTGAAAAAGGTATTAAACTGTATTCTATGTGGTATTttaaaaggtcttaaaaagtcttaaattgaCCTTGGTGAACTCTTCAGAAACCCCTCATACCAGACAAAATCTAAATCCTGTGAAAAAAAGTGGTAACACAGCCATAGTGTACATGTAGAGAGCCTCACCTGGTTTCAGTTCTAACAGTTTCTGTCCTCCAATCAGAATCCAGTTTGGGGTGCCACTGGCCAGGAACCAGCTGATGCAGAAGAAGATGGCGGACATGCTGACAGAGATCACGATTGGGCTGCAGTCATGTCTGACCCTGGGAAGACTTATTGATGAGAAGAAGTAAATTGTCTTTTGATGTCTTTAGATTTCTCTTTGACTCCTTCTCTCTTCTGCTAAAAAGACCTTTAATGTGCCTCCTCTCATCATAATAGAGTGGCTCCAGAGATGATATCCATGCTGAAGAGGAATAGCTGTGGAAAGGCTTTGGACATTGCAAGACAGGCCAGAGACATGCTGGGAGGGAACGGCATCGCAGACGAGTACCACATCATCCGTCACGTGATGAATCTGGAGGCCGTCAATACATACGAGGGTAAGAACACATCAGTGGATACAGCTAATAGTAACATCTCTACCTATATCATTTACTAGGAGGTAGATCGGTACTAAGAGTTGACTAATTTAGTGAAGAGTTTCAAACATTAACTGCAGTAATGTACATCCACCACCAGAGGGCAGCAGTGCACAGATTATTACAGGTTGACACAATGATTAAgagatttctttaaaaacataagCTATCCATTAATGGTCCAAATCAAAGAAAGCATATGGTTTTAGTAAATAATAAAGAACTATTCCAATTTttctattgtattttttatgcaaaaaactaaacatgcacgttttttgttcttgtttttttaacaggaaCTCATGATATTCACGCCTTGATCCTGGGCAGAGCCATCACTGGACTGCAGTCTTTCACTGTCGGGAAGTGAAGGTCTTCAGCTGTCTTCCCCTACAAAAAGGACTTGACTTGGAACGTATAGTACTTTGCTACCATCTACCCTCTGAGACACATGACCCTGTTGGGGATTATTATGTGTTGCACTTTAAGGTGCACTTAATCATCTTTGTATGAGGTGTTTTGCCTGATGGAATAAATCTAATATACCTCatcacatctactgtatgtggttTTAAACCACTGATGTTTGTCATCTCTGGTAAACATTTAAGGTCAATCTAACAAAACATTGGGTCCAACTGAGATATGATATTTGtacattaaaatgtcagaaatattcTTCAGGCATTTATTAGGCATTTAGCATGTAAAAGTTGTTGCATTATGaattatgttttggttttgtgatAATTTAATATGTAAATAAGTAGCTTTGAATGAGTGGGAAGATATGAGTGAGTGTAGTGGAGATGCTCTATGTGCAGATCCTGTAGTGCTGAACTGTGCCCAAATAAAATTCTCAACTATTGTCCTTTTTCATTGTTATCTAGTTATGTCAGTTACTGTGAGAAATCACATACTGGTGCTGACACACCTAAGTTATGGTGAAATACAAGCACTAAAGACACAATGAGGCATAATAACTTGTAACAAATCTAACACttaagagccaaatatttcagtttattgtgttcattttaGTAGTATTTACTGAAGCAACAGATACTTCAACAGAACACTGAATAAACATGGCttcaacttttgtttttgcattctTTTACTGCAAACATGAGCTGTAGCCTGGACTACTGTTATGGAAACAAAGACGCAGTCAACAGTGTATTCctgaaaaaacaggaagaagaacagGAAACAAAAGGAGTAATCTTACCCACTCTAAACATGTGGACAGACAAATTCAACTGGTCTGAACACAGAATAAAATAGCAGACAAAACATTAGCTAGTTTGTCAGGGATCTGATGTCTGACTAATGGCCAGGCCCTCTCTGAGACTCGCTAGCGCTTGATTGGCTTCCAGGAGCTCATTGTTGAGCTTAGTGCAGTTCTCCAGCACCTCCGTCAACTCCTGCAGCTTCACCTGCATCTCATTACTGTTCTCTTCATAGACTGTGTACATGTGCTCCTTCATCTGCTGGCATATCTCTTTCACCTCGGGGAGGACGAAAAAACCTTTTTGTTGCAACTTACAACActacaaacatataaaaaaatgaacaagaagGAGCTAAAACAAGAGGATACCTTCTCCACTAACTTCTCCTGAAAGCTGTCCATCACTCTCTGGTCACTGGTACGGCTGTCGTTAATCTTTTCGACCAGTTCCTGCACTCTTCTGCTGACATAATCTATGCTGGAGCTGCAACAGATACAAGTAGGTATAGTCATGTTCATCCTGGGACAAGTAGACAGTCCTGCTCGGGATTACACAGCTACTACATTAACTATGACATCAGGAAGGACGGGACTGTACAGGTGATGATATACCTGGTGTGCTGCTCCTGAATCTCAGTCATGCTCACACTTAAGGAAGTCCCTCTTGATGAATCATGgtctgtgtcttctgtctgtaCTTGCCAAGCACAATGAAAGACACTGATATAAAGTTTTCCATTACCACCAGTTGCACAAAGGCAGACTGTAAACATCTATTGTACAAATATGATTTTACAAAGCCCCCAAAAGTCCCCATAAGATTGTTTTTTATCTATGACCTTGTGGGAACAAAATATACTGTTTAAGCATCACTAACAAGGCACACAATCAATTATATCAGTgctttatatatatgtgttttttgatCAGGTCAATTTTTCCATTTACTCAtccttttattcatttactgttGATCAACTACAGAAGTTATTCTAGTCCAGTGGTAGGCAAATAGTGGCCtgtgggccaaatctggcctttcaacaaaaaaaacatttggccCCCTaatgaaagctgaagttttcCCTTTTGTAGATTACATCAGATCTTTTACGCAACTCttcaaaaatctaaaatatgacCTCttgaataaaatgagaaaaactcctgcacactgtctcgcttactgctggaatatttatgaatatttatttttggataTTTCGTTCTATATACCTCATGAGGCTCGGACAGACAGAAATGTCGTAAcctaataaatattccagcagtaagcAAGACTGAGCAGGaggttttctcatttttattcaagttgtgCTTTTCTCCAATGAACCTGTCACATATTCAGGTGTGCAGAGACTTTCAAATTCTTAAGgagaaataaatataactttgtAACATCTTATAAACTTACCAGATGTATAACACAGTAAATCACATAAATTGGCCTCTCTgaccagaacagatttgtgtcaatAACAGAACTTTGCTTAACCATAAATGGATTGGTCCACTGTTTATTGTGTGAATAACATATTAATAACATTGCTATgctcatgttcatgtttatgagcctttttttttttgcacagtgaGTATCAACATACGGTGCTGTCACTCTGTTTGTCCTCAACTAATTATAAGGATTCATGACATCTGCCCTTAAATACAACCTGTTTTATACACTGTGCctgcacagtttaaaaaaaaaaaaaaaaaacatctttgggaCTCTAGGAAGTTTCCTTGATTACATGTTACCATTTGTGAGTCTTCATGGCCGTTCTCAGGAGAGGACTGGGAGGTTGAGGGGAGGCTTTCAAAGAACAAGTCCATTCTGGTCTGTTTGACTCTGGAGAACTGAATCTGAGGGTGACAACTggagaaatgtagaaatatacaaataatgTTACTAAAAAACGATTTAAGTGTCTTCAAACAGAAGTTACTGTTTCTAAGTATAGCTAATATACCATGAGGAAATGGCCAGGTGATAAATCCATCTTACAGCTAATTACAGACACCTTTAGCTTTAGCTAACCCTCTCGAGCTATAAAATGTTAGCCTTGGCGTTgtacttgcaaaaaaaaaaagtaagcagCATGTTCCCAAACAAGTGCTTTATGGTATCTACAGAAACATACATAATAACTTATATCATTAAGCTAGTACTGCTGGTTAAGAGCAACAATATAAGTGAATTTATCTTTATACTTACTGGCTGGGTGCTGTATCCTGCTAGCAACTCCCTTACCTAACGGTTAGCTAAGTGgtttcctttttatgtttttttgtttgtttgtttttttaatttattggtGTTTCTGCAGGGTCTTTGGTCTTTCTAAATCGGTGTTAACAAAGATTAAACAGCATTTATCATGTTAGCTAGAATGCTAACacggaaaacaaaacaaaataatcaattgtaactgttttttgtgttttatcttgccagtaaaataaagtgttcaatatgtatggaagcccatttccgccactttgatgaaaaaataaagatccTGTAAGTCATTataatgacttagtatttcaaaataatgacttagtatctcataataatgacttactatcttaaaataatgacttagtatctcatgataatgacttactatctcataataatgacttagtgGCATAATGCCTGTAGATGGCGttgttcagtcattttcaagctaattcatgaactgaaaaacagtaataggaggaagatgaaatgagaatgaatcatagaatgaaatggtctttaattgatttacagtcctaaattttgattattttaactgtagcattttttttcttgctcatggtaaactgattttcagttttattgctATTCCTGCCTATTTGCTGCCTGCTCAGTATTAAGAAGTCTCAAGAAACCAATACTCTAATATGACAGGGGACATCACAGGGTATCATAATTCTGAGTTTTATTCGTTTTTACGGGAGCATTCTTCTCTTACTGACCTTGAAACCTTTCctctatttgtgaaaatgcaaaaaagggag
Coding sequences within:
- the syce2 gene encoding synaptonemal complex central element protein 2 isoform X2; protein product: MTEIQEQHTSSSIDYVSRRVQELVEKINDSRTSDQRVMDSFQEKLVEKVKEICQQMKEHMYTVYEENSNEMQVKLQELTEVLENCTKLNNELLEANQALASLREGLAISQTSDP
- the gcdha gene encoding glutaryl-CoA dehydrogenase a; this encodes MALRSFTRLLSNTQKCVAVTASRAQGTAAAAHKDAEEVKKPAKAPKVLFNWRDALDLEGQLTEEEIMIRDSFRDYCQEKLMPRILMANRHEHFHREIVSEMGELGVLGPTIKGYGCAGTSYVAYGLIAREVERVDSGYRSVMSVQSSLVMHPINAYGTEAQKEKYLPRLARGEILGCFGLTEPNHGSDPSSMETKAKYNPSSGTFSISGAKTWITNSPVADIAVVWAKCEDGRVRGFILERGMKGFATPKIEGKFSLRASATGMILMDEVEVPQENLLPNVSGLAGPFGCLNNARYGIAWGALGAAEFCFHAARQYTLDRIQFGVPLARNQLMQKKMADMLTEITIGLQSCLTLGRLIDEKKVAPEMISMLKRNSCGKALDIARQARDMLGGNGIADEYHIIRHVMNLEAVNTYEGTHDIHALILGRAITGLQSFTVGK
- the syce2 gene encoding synaptonemal complex central element protein 2 isoform X1, translating into MDLFFESLPSTSQSSPENGHEDSQMTEDTDHDSSRGTSLSVSMTEIQEQHTSSSIDYVSRRVQELVEKINDSRTSDQRVMDSFQEKLVEKVKEICQQMKEHMYTVYEENSNEMQVKLQELTEVLENCTKLNNELLEANQALASLREGLAISQTSDP